Proteins co-encoded in one Vidua macroura isolate BioBank_ID:100142 chromosome 13, ASM2450914v1, whole genome shotgun sequence genomic window:
- the LOC128813764 gene encoding PHD finger protein 7-like — MSHSKQEGPGDREPACMLCRRAEADRDICGDKLEDCGVCAHEFCLFFATLLFRQDDDFLGFVGFFPRDIQFAVRQAAQKHCCVCGQSGATIKCCKEDCDRWFHLPCAKEGGCVTQYIPDYSSFCPEHSPEQDVEATPEPGTDCLICMEPVEDRKTFRTLVCPACKRAWFHRDCIQGQAMCAGALAFQCPLCRDKAAFTVEMFTMGIRIPFRDPAWEDNYAFADLGERHSRCTARDCLYPGGREDAEEEGPWELLLCSSCAAEGTHRRCSGLRNRIESWECDSCAGLGTASRVELELSGPSLTRQSGLEPADGSSAPEAISPSSSTLVPSGLDPQSPSAEPSSSHQHTVWLQSLLSSSLDTSNPSTSSSTYSSSSDPEDRVHSRRAGPGCRPTRSRQQGRAPDGPVRSRSPCDRSRRTTTRTERPRPRETPSRASPRRSRACQQGQAQSPPVRSRSRRDRSSRTRPRTEMPRPRETSSGTSPRRSRSRQQGQAQRPPVRSRSRRDRSHRTTSSAERPRPRETSSGTSPRRSRSRLQRRASNQPVLSRSGQDRSSRTAARAQRPRRRGAPSGVSRRSNRSRLRHRVSTGTSNSST, encoded by the exons ATGTCTCACAGCAAGCAGGAGGGCCCTGGTGACAGGGAGCCAG cctgcaTGCTGTGTCGCCGTGCAGAGGCTGACCGGGACATCTGCGGTGACAAACTGGAGGACTGCGGGGTCTGTGCCCATGAGTTCTGCCTG TTCTTTGCCACTCTACTTTTTCGTCAAGACGACGATTTTCTTGGATTCGTGGGATTTTTTCCTAGAGATATCCAATTTGCAGTTCGGCAGGCGGCACAAAAG cactgctgcgTCTGTGGCCAGAGCGGGGCAACCATCAAGTGTTGCAAGGAGGACTGTGACAGATGGTtccacctgccctgtgccaagGAGGGCGGCTGTGTCACACAGTATATTCCAGATTACAG ctccttctgccctGAGCACAGTCCAGAGCAGGACGTGGAGGCGACTCCAGAGCCGGGCACCGATTGCCTCATCTGCATGGAGCCTGTGGAGGATAGAAAGACCTTCAGAACCCTGGTGTGCCCAGCGTGCAAAAGGGCCTGGTTCCACAGGGACTGCATCCAG ggacaggccatgTGCGCTGGTGCTTTAGCCTTCCAGTGCCCCCTGTGCAGAGACAAGGCGGCATTCACGGTTGAAATGTTCACCATGGGGATCCGAATTCCCTTCAG AGACCCAGCATGGGAGGACAACTATGCCTTTGCGGATCTAGGAGAGAGGCACAGCAGGTGCACTGCCAGGGATTGCCTTTACCCAGGAGGCAGGGAGGACGCAGAGGAAGAGGG GCCCTGGGAACTGCTCCTGTGCTCCTCCTGCGCTGCTGAGGGCACCCACAGGCGCTGCTCTGGCCTGAGAAACCGCATAGAGAGCTGGGAGTGTGACAGCTGTGCTGGTCTCGGAACGG CTTCCAGGGTTGAGTTAGAGCTCAGTGGCCCCAGCCTGACCAGACAGTCAGGACTGGAGCCTGCTGATGGCTCCTCAGCACCTGAGGccatcagccccagctccagcaccctgGTGCCATCGGGGCTGGATCCCCAGTCTCCATCAGcggagcccagcagcagccaccagcacacAGTATGGCTGCAGTCTCTGCTGTCTTCTTCACTGGACACCAGCAACCCCAGCACATCAAGCTCAACGTACAGCAGCTCCTCTGACCCTGAGGACAGGGTCCATTCCAGACGTGCTGGGCCCGGCTGCAGGCCAACCCGCTCTCGCCAGCAAGGTCGGGCCCCAGATGGACCTGTCCGATCGAGGAGTCCctgtgacaggagcaggaggacaACCACAAGGACTGAGAGGCCCAGGCCAAGGGAGACACCTTCACGGGCATCCCCCAGACGCAGCCGCGCCTGCCAGCAAGGTCAGGCCCAGAGTCCGCCTGTCCGGTCCAGGAGTCGCCGTGACAGGAGCAGCCGGACAAGACCAAGGACTGAGATGCCCAGGCCAAGGGAGACGTCGTCAGGGACATCCCCCAGACGCAGCCGCTCCCGCCAGCAAGGTCAGGCCCAGCGTCCGCCTGTCCGGTCCAGGAGTCGCCGTGACAGGAGCCACAGGACAACATCAAGCGCTGAGAGGCCCAGGCCAAGGGAGACGTCGTCAGGGACATCCCCCAGACGCAGCCGCTCCCGCCTGCAGCGCCGGGCCTCGAATCAACCTGTCCTGTCCAGGAGTGgccaggacaggagcagcaggacagcagcaagGGCTCAGAGGCCCAGGCGCAGGGGGGCACCGTCAGGGGTGTCCCGCAGGAGCAACCGCTCCCGCCTGCGACATCGGGTCTCAACTGGGACCTCCAACAGCAGCACATAG